In Pseudoroseomonas cervicalis, the DNA window CCGCGCCAGCGCCACCACCGCCGGGTCGTTGCGCGCCTCGGCGCGGCAGGCGGCATGGGCGGGGCTTTCGGGCGCCTCGGCCACCGCGGCCGGGCGGTTGCCGCAGGCGGCCAGCGCCAGCAGCGCCAGGAGGGGAAGGGTGGCGCGCATCATGCGGACTCCAGCCAGTCCTCGATCAGCCGGCGCGCGATGGAATCGGCGCGCGGCAGGCCGAAGCCATGGCGCTCATGGTTGCGGATCTCGTCGCGGCTGAACCAGCGCGCATCGCGCAGCTCCTCCGGGTCGATGGTGATGGCGTCCGACAGCGCCTCGGCATGGAAGCCCAGCATGATCGAGGCCGGGAAGGGCCAGGGCTGCGAGGAATGGTAATGCACCTCCCCCACCCGCACGCCGACCTCCTCCGCCACCTCGCGCCGCACCGCCTCCTCCAGGCTCTCGCCCGGTTCCACGAAGCCGGCCAGCGTCGAATACATGGCGCTGTTGGGAAAGCGCACGGAATGGCCGAGCAGCGCGCGCGGCCCATCCGTCACCAGCATGATCACCGCCGGGTCGGTGCGCGGGAAATGCTGCGCGCCGCAGGCGGTGCAGGCCATGGCGTTGCCGGCGCTGCGCGGCTCGCACAGCCCGCCGCAGACGCCGCAGAAGCGGTGCCGCACGCGCCAATGCATCAGCCCGCGCGCATGCGCCAGCACGCTGGCCTCGCCCGCCGGCAGCAGGCCGGCGACCGCGCGCAGATCGGTGAAGGCGCCGAAGCCCTCGGGCAGCAGCGGCAGCGGATCCTCGGCCGCCGAGCAATCCACGGCGAAGACCGGCCGGCCCTCCCAGAAACCCAGAAAGGCCCAGGGGCCGCCCGCCATGCGCACCGCCTCGGCCGCGGCGGGGGAGAGCAGCAGCGCCTCGGGCCGCCCCTCCTCCACCCCGCGCATCAGGCTGCGGCTGCGCCAGACCGGCACGAACAGCGCCTCGGGCGAGGCCGCGCAGGCGGCGATGAATTCCGTGTCCTCCCGCCGGCCGGAGGCACGGTCGAGAGGGCTGCCAGTGTAGGCATTGGGTCGGGAAGCCGGGATGGACAGCATGCGCGCCGGACCCTGCCACGCCCCTGCTTTTCCCGCAACTTTCTCCCAGGCTGCCGCCGTCGGGTGGGGAGGCGGGACGCTGCAGGCCAGCAGCGCTCCCGTTTTTCTGTCAGGCTGCCGCTGCCTTGCGGAGAGGCGGGGCGCGGCAGGGGCGGCGTCGCCCTCGCGGCACCCTGGCCCAGCCCCCGCCCCACCGGCACCCCGCTCCCGTGGCACGTCCCGCCTCTCCACAGGACAACGGCAGTCCGAAAAAAGGAGGGGTTGTGGGGGGAGGGGGGCGGCATGATATGGTGACCTCGGAAGGCCGGTGGCGGACAGGCGCCTTGCCAACCCGGTCAGGTCCGGAAGGAAGCAGCCGCAGCGAGTTTCCGCCTGGGTCGATCCGCTGGTCTTCCACCTACGCCGCCGAGGCCCGCCGCGGGCCCAACTGGATCCGCCGCGAGCATGCCCAGCGACAGCTTCCCCGATCCGCTCGACACACCGCTGGTGCCCGAGGGCCCTGGCCTGTTCGGCGACCCGCCGCCGCCCGAGGGGCCCGGCCTGTTCGGGGAGGCGCCGGAGGCTGCGCCGGCCGTGACAGCCGCGCCCGTGGCCGCCGCGCCGGAGCCGCCCGCCACACCCTATCGCGTGCTGGCCCGCAAATACCGCCCGCAGAGCTTCGCCGATCTGATCGGCCAGGACGCGCTGGTGCGGACCCTGAGAAATGCCTTCGCGCAGAACCGCGTGGCGCATGCCTTCATGCTCACCGGCGTGCGCGGCGTCGGCAAGACGACCACCGCCCGCATCATCGCCCGCGCGCTGAACTGCGTGGGGCCGGACGGGAATGGCGGGCCGACCGCCGATCCCTGCGGTGTCTGCGCCGAATGCCAGGCGATCCTGGCCGACCGCCACCCGGATGTGCTGGAGCTCGACGCCGCCTCGAACAACGGCGTCGACAACATCCGCGAGCTGCGCGAGGCGGTGCGCTACCGCCCGGCCCGGGCGCGCTTCAAGGTGTACATCCTCGACGAGGTGCACATGCTGTCGACGGCGGCGTTCAACGCGCTGCTGAAGACGCTGGAGGAACCGCCGCCGCAGGTGAAGTTCCTCTTTGCCACGACGGAAATCCGGAAAGTCCCGGCGACGATCCTGTCGCGCTGCCAGCGCTTCGACCTGAAGCGCGTGCCGCAGGAGCAGCTGCGCGCCCATTTCGCCCGCATCGCCGAGGCCGAGGCCGTGCCCGCCTCCGAGGCCGCGCTGGCGATGATCGCGCGCGCGGCGGATGGCTCGGTGCGCGACGGGCTGTCGCTGCTGGACCAGGCGATCGCCCAGGCCGCCGGCAGCGCCGAGGGCGTCGAGGCCGATCTGGTGCGCGACATGCTGGGGCTGGCCGACCGCTCCCTGCTGTTCGACCTGCTGGAGGCCGCCTTCCGCGGCGACATCCCCGCCATGCTGGCGGCGATGGATGCGGGGCATGAGCGCGGCGCCGATCCCGGCGTGGTGCTGGCCGATCTGCTGGAGCTGACCCACACCCTGACCCGGCTGCGCGCCGTCCCCGCGCTGCGCCAGGACCCGTCTTTGCCGGAGCAGGAGCGGGTGCGCGGCGTGGCGCTGGCCGAGCGGCTGACCATCCCGGTGCTGGGCCGCGCCTGGCAGGTGCTGCTGAAGGGCATTTCCGAGGTGGCCGAGGCCCCGGACCGCCGCGCGGCGGCGGAGATGGTGCTGATCCGCCTGGCCCATCTGGCCGATCTGCCGAGCCCGGGCGACCTGGTGCGGCGGCTGACCGAGGGCGGCCTGGCCGCGCCGCAGCCCAGCCTGCCGCAAGGTGGCAATGCTGGGGGCCATGGCGGCGGTGGCGCCGGGCTGCGCAGCGCGATCGGCGGCGGCGCGGCGGTGATGGCGGCGCCCGAGCCCGCTGGCCTGCCCCAGCCGCGCAATTTCCGCGAGGTGGTGGCGCTCGCCTCCGGCCGCGCGCCGATGCTGCATGCGCATCTGCTGCACAGCGTGCATCTGGTCAGCTTCGCCCTCGGCCGCATCGAGTTCCGCCAGCGCCCCGACGCGCCGCGCGACCTGGCCGGGCAGCTTTCCGCCCTGCTGGCCGAGCAGACCGGCACGCGCTGGACCATCTCCCTCTCCAATGCCGAGGGCGAGCCGACGCTGGCGCAGCAGCGCAGCCACATCGCCAGCGAGCGCATGGAGATCGCCAAGGCGCACCCGCTGGTGCAGGCCATCTTGCTGGCCTTCCCCGGCGCCCAGGCCGAGGCGCTGCGCGACGAGACGCTGGATGATTACGGCCTGCCGCCGGTGCCGGAGCCGGAGGACGGACCGGAAGGCGGCTATGACGGCCCGGATTTCGCCCCGCCCGATGCGGAGCCCGCGGATCTGGACGATTTCTGACATCGCGGCCGCCCGGCCCGCGTTTCCTGTCACAAGCGATTTCCTGGAAGCCTTGGGGGAGTACCCATGAAGAATCTCGGCGCGATGATGAAGCAGGCCCAGCAGATGCAGGCCAAGATGCAGGAGATGCAGGCCAAGCTGGACGCCATGCTGGTGGACGGCGCCGCCGGCGGCGGCATGGTCAAGGTGACGCTGACCGGCAAGGGCGACCTGAAGAAGCTCACCATCGATCCCTCCCTGGTCGATCCGGAGGAGCGCGAGGTGCTGGAAGACCTGATCGTCGCCGCCCATGCCGACGCCAAGGCGAAGGTCGAGGCGATGATGGCCGAGGAGATGCAGAAGGCCACCGCCGGGCTGAACATCCCGGGCATGGGCGGCGGCCTCGGCGGCTTCAAGCTGCCCTTCTGAGCCGATGAGCGTGCGCGGCCCCGACCAGGTCGAGCGCCTGGTCGCCATGCTGGCGCGGCTGCCCGGCCTCGGCCGGCGCAGCGCGCGCCGCGCCGCGCTGAAGCTGCTGCAGGACCCGGGCGGGCTGATGCTGCCGCTGGCCCAGGCCCTGCACGAGACCGCCGAGGCGGTGCGCCCCTGCCGCATCTGCGGCAATCTCGACACCGAGGATCCCTGCCGCATCTGCACCGATCCGGGGCGGGAGCAGGAGATGGTCTGCGTGGTCGAGGGCGTCTCCGACCTCTGGGCGCTGGAACGCGCCCATGTGCATCGCGGCCTGTACCATGTGCTGGGCGGCGTGCTCTCGGCGCTCTCCGGCGTCGGGCCGGAGGATCTGCGCGTCACCGCCCTGCTGGAGCGGGTGGCGGCCGGCGAGATCCGCGAGGTGATCCTGGCCCTGCCGGCGACCGTCGATGGCGCCACCACGGCGCATTACCTGACCGACCAGCTGCGGCCGATGGGGGTTGCCGTCACCCGCCTGGCCCAGGGCGTGCCGATGGGCGGCGCGCTGGATGTGATGGATGACGGCACGCTGGCGGCGGCGCTGAAGGCGCGGCGGCCGGTCTAGAAGCGGGCCCGAGGGGGGCGGCGCCCCCCTCAAGCTTCCGCGCAACATTCCCCTGGCAGGGGACAGGGTCCCCTGCACCGCCTTCAGGGGGCGGTTACGACCAGTCGAATTCGGGCAGGCGGCCCTCGGCGGCGCCATGCTGCAGGAAATGCAGCAGCGGGTTCACATTCGCCGCGGCGACATCGGCGTAATTCTCCAGATAGCCCTTGGCGTCGAACCAGCCGGTCGCCTCGCGGCCTTCCTTCCAGCCGAAGGCCAGGTAGTGCACCAGCGGGTCGATGCCGGAGGCGGCCACATCGGCATTCACCGCCAGATAATTGGCGCCCTCGAAATAGCCATTCGCGTCGCGGCCCTCGGCGCGGCCATATTGCTCGTAATGCGCGCGGGCATCGATCCCGGCGCGCGCCACATCGGCATTGGCCAGGCGGTAGAACTCGGCGTCGAACCCGTCCGCGCCGATATCGCGGCCCACCACCGACAGCACCACCCGCTCCTCGGCCGCGCCGAAGGCCAGGTAGTGCAGCATCGGGTTCAGCCCGGCCTCGGCCACATCGCTGTGGCGCGCCAGGTAGTCGCGCCCGTCGAACCAGGCGGAGGTCAGCCTTCCTTCCGCCGCGCCATATTGCAGGTAGTGCTGCAGCGGGTTGATGCCCGCCGCGGCGACATCGGCATTGTTCGCCAGATAGGCCTCGGTGTCGAACAGCGCGTTGGGGTCGCGCCCCTCGCGCCAGCCATACTGGTCGTAATGCGCGCGCAGATCCATGCCGGACTGCCAGACATCGGCATTGTTCACCGCATAGCCCAGCGCGTCGAAGCCGCCCGCCGCCTGGTCGAGGGCGATGCTGCCATCGGCGAAGCGCAGCACCTCGATGCCGCGCATCGTCGTCACGCCATCCGGGCCGCTGGCCTGCAGCGCGCCGCCGGACAGGCCCTCGAAGCTGTAGCTGGAGAGCCGGCCGGACAGCACGGCGGTGTCGCGGCCCTCGCCGCCCTCCAGCGTGTCGTTGCCGGGGCCGCCGATCAGCAGGTCGTCGCCCTGCTCGCCATACAGGAAGTCGTCGCCCTCGCCGCCGGCGATGATGTCCTCGCCCTCGCCGCCATGGAGGAAGTCGGTGCCGGCGCCGCCGGTCAGCACGTCATTCTCCGGCGTGGCGTCGCTGCGCAGGTAATCCTGCAGCGCCTGCAGGCCGATATCCGGCTGGTCGGTGAACAGCCCGTCGACGCCGAGCGCGATCAGCGCCGCGATCTCCTGCGCCGCGCTCTGCGGCGTGCCATCCGGGTTCAGCGCCTGGAAGCTCTCCTCGGCGCGCACCGTGTAGGGGATGACCTTCAGCCCGAGCTTGTGCGCATTCTCGACCAGCGGGCTGGTCTGGCCGGTCAGCTGGAAGCGGATCTCGGCGATGCCGTCGCCATCGGCGTCCACCGGCTCGGCCAGGCGCGTGCGCAGGCGGATGGCGTCCTTGCTGGGCCCGACAATGTCGGCATAGACGGCGATCTGCGCCAGCAGCTCCGGCGTCGCGGCGTTGCCGAGCTGGACGATCTGGAAGTCGACCCCCGCCGCCGGCATGATCGTCTCATGCAGCCGGATCAGGTTGCCGGATTCGAAGGACTGGATGAAGACGCGCTCGCGGTCCGTGAAGCCCTCGCGCACCAGCACATCGACCAGCATCTGGCTGGTGTCGAAGCCCAGCGACTGCGCATAGGTCGGGTGCTTGGTCTCCGGCGCGATGCCGATCTTGCGCCCCGTCTCGGCCTCCACCTGGCGCACCAGGGCGATGATCTCCTCCAGCGTGGTCAGCTGGAACTGGCCATCATAGCCCTGGCTCTCCGGCCGCTGCTCGCCGAGCCGCTCCTTGGCGCGCAGCGTCTTCAGCTCGGCCAGGGTGAAATCCTCGATGAACCAGTCGGTGACGGTGACGCCGTCGATCACCTTGGTGACGCGCCGGTCGGCGAATTCCGGATGGTCGGCGATGTTGGTGGTGTCGGAGAGCAGCGGCTCGTGCCGCGCCACCAGATAGCCATCCTTGGTCGGCACCAGATCCGGCTCGATCACCGAGACGCCCATCTCGATCGCCAGCTTGTAGGCTTCCAGCGTGTGCTCGGGCCGATAGCCGCTGGCGCCGCGATGGGCGATGATCACCGGCGGCATGCCGTCCAGCGTGTTGAAGCTGACCATGGGGCGCGTCTTCCTCTCGGCTCTTGGCGCGAAGAGGGTGCCGCACAGGCACGGCCCGGCGCCGCGCCGGGACGCAGCGCCCGCCGGCACCCATCGGCCGCCGGATTAGGCGGCGCGCATGGCGGCGGGATGAAGCCGGGATGACAGGGGGATGAACTGAACCTTGCCCGGTTTTCACGAAGCCGTGGAGACCGGTCTGACGGGCGATTGACGGAGTTTTCATCGACCTCCCGGAGGGCGGCCTGACACGCCCGCTGGTTTACTGCCGCAGGTGGGCAACCGCGGAGAACAACAATGCTGACGGGTGGTAGCGGCAGGGACTTCCTGGAGGGCGGCGAGGGCAATGACGTCATCCTCGGCCTGGGGGGCGACGACGTCCTCGAAGGGGGGCGGGGCAATGACCGCCTCGATGGCGGCGAGGGCGATGATCTCCTGTTTGGCGATCAGGGCGATGATGTGCTGGTCGCCGGCCCGGGCAATGACTTCCTGGATGGCGGCGAGGGCCGCGACATCGTCCTCTTCTCCCGCGACCTGAGCAGCTACAGCTTCAGCATCCAGAATGGCGCGCTGCAGGCCGACGGACCGGATGGCGTGACGCGCATGGTCTTCGTCGAGGCGCTGCGCTTCGCCGATGGCGTTGTCCGGCTGGAGGAGCTGGGGCGCGGCATCGACGCGCTGGGCTACGCCGTCGACAATCCCGATGTCTGGCGGTCCGGCGTCGATCCGGGCATGCATTACGACCAGTATGGCTGGCGCGAGGGGCGCGACCCCAACGCGCTGTTCGACACCGAGGCCTATCTGGCGAACAATGCCGATGTCGCCGCGGCGGGCATCAACCCGCTGCAGCACTATCTGCAATATGGCGCGGCGGAAGGAAGGCTGACCTCCGCCTGGTTCGACGGGCGCGACTATCTGGCGCGCAACCCGGACGTGGCCGAGGCCGGCGTCAACCCGATGCTGCACTACCTGACGGGCGGCTATGTGGAGGGAAGGGTGGCGCTGTCCGTCATCGGCCGCGGCATCGGCGCGGACGGGTTCGATGCCGAGTTCTACCGCCTGGCCAATCTCGATGTGGCGCGCGCCGGGATCGACGCCCGGGCGCATTACGAGCAGTTCGGCCGCGCCGAGGGCCGCGACGCCAACGCCTATTTCGAGGGTGAGAGCTATCTGGCGCTGAATGATGATGTGGCGGCGGCCGGAATCGACCCGCTGGCGCATTACCTGAATTTCGGCTGGAAGGAGGGCCGCTCCGCCCCCGGCGATTTCGATGCCGAGGCGTATCTGGCGGCCTATGCCGATGTGGCGGCGGCGGAGGTCAATCCGCTGCTGCATTTCCTGCAATATGGCGCCGCCGAGGGCCGCCTGCCGAGTTTCGGCTGACACCCAGGCGGGGGCGGGCGACCCTGTCCCCTGCCAGGGGTGTACTGCGCGGGAGTTTGAGGGGGCGGCGCCCCCCCCCCCCCAGGCTCAGCCCGCCCCGTGCCGGGCGCGGGCGTCCAGCACCGCATAGGCGGCGCGCACCGCCGCCTCGCCATGCGCGCGTTCCAGCCGGCGGATGGTGAAATGCGCCCGGCCGATGCCGCGGAAATGCTCCAGGAAGGTCAGGTTGATGGCGGCGCCCGCCGCGGCGCCGATCACCGGCGCCGCCTGGGCGCCGAGCTTGACCATCAGCGGACCCGTGAAGCGCGCCGCGATGCCGCCGATGAAGCCCGGCAGCAGCGAGGCCCCCATGGTCGGCAGCAGCTGCGCCAGCGCCAGGCGGGTGGCGAAATAGCCGGTCTCGGTGGCGTCATCCGCCGTGCCCGGGCCGCCGAGCGCGAAGACCTTCAGGCATTCGGCGCCGGTCTCGGGCAGCGCCATGTCCTCGCCCTGCTCCACCGCCTCGGCGGCGATCTGGCGCAGCAGCAGGGTGGTGGAGATGGGCAGCTCCAGCAGCGTGCCCGGCAGGCCGAGCGCGCCGCCGGCGGCGCCGCTGGCCGCCGCCAGGCCACGATTCAGCCAGTGGCCGGACAGCCCCGGCAGGCTGCGCTGCGGCTCGCTGCGCAGCGCCGCGTTCAGCGCGGCGGAGAGCGCCTTGCGCACCGCCGCATCCACCATGCCCTGGGCGCCGGAGGGCAGGCGCCGGCGCAGCGCCTCCACCGGCGTGCCGGCCATCGCCGCCAGCCTGGCGGCCAGCGACTGCTCCTCCAGCACCCGCCGCGCCTCGGCCAGCTCGGCCTCCGCCGTGTCGGGCAGCGGCAGCGGCGCGGGCAGGGCTTCGGTCGGGGTGTCGGCTTGGGCCTCGGGCATGGCGGGTCCGGTCCTACAGGATGAAGCGGCTGAGATCGGCGCTGGCGGCCAGCGGCGCGACCTTCTCCTTCACATAGGCCGCATCGACGCGAACCGTTTCACCATGGCGGTCGCTGGCACTGAAGGAAATCTCCTCCAGCAGCTTCTCCAGCACGGTGGCCAGGCGGCGGGCGCCGATATTCTCGACCCGCGCATTGATGTCGGCGGCGAGGTCGGCGATCGCCTCGATGGCGTCCTCCGTCAGCTCCAGCGCCACGCCCTCGGTCGAGAGCAGGGCGACATACTGCTTGGCCAGGGAATGCTCGGGCTCGGTCAGGATGCGGCGGAAATCGTCGCGCGTCAGCGCGCCCAGCTCGACCCGGATCGGCAGGCGGCCCTGCAGCTCCGGCAGCAGGTCGGAGGGCTTGGCGATGTGGAAGGCGCCCGAGGCCACGAACAGGATGTGGTCGGTCTTCACCGGCCCGTGCTTGGTGGCGACCGTCGTGCCCTCGATCAGCGGCAGCAGGTCGCGCTGCACGCCCTCGCGCGAGACATCGCCGCCACGGAAGCCGCTGTCGCTGGAGCGGGCGCAGACCTTGTCGATCTCGTCGACGAAGACGATGCCGTTGTTCTCGGCATGCGCCACGGCGTCGCGGGTCAGCTTCTCCTGGTCCAGCAGCCGGTCGGCCTCGTCCTGGGTGAGGGCGCGGCGGGCCTCGGCCACCGTCATCTTGCGCGACCGCTGCGGGCGGCCGAACATCTTGCCCATCATCTCCTGGATGTTGGCCATCTGGCCGGGCGGCATGCCGGGCACATCCATGGCGGCGCCGGGGGCCGGGCCCTGATCGGCCACCTGCACCTCGACCTCCTTCTGCTCCAGGCTGCCCTCGCGCAGCATGCGGCGGAACTTCATCCGCGTCTCGCCCGAGGCGCCCTCGCCGACGAGCGCGGTGATCAGCCGCTCCTCGGCGGCCAGCTCGGCCTTGGCCTGGACCTCCTTGCGCGCCACCTCCCGCGTGCGGGTGATCGAGATCTCGACCAGGTCGCGGATGATGCTGTCCACGTCGCGGCCGACATAGCCGACCTCGGTGAACTTCGTCGCCTCGACCTTGATGAAGGGGGCGTCGGCCAATTTCGCCAGGCGGCGGGCGATCTCGGTCTTGCCGCAGCCGGTCGGGCCGATCATCAGGATGTTCTTCGGCACCACCTCCTCGCGCATCGCCTCGGGCAGCTGCTGGCGGCGCCAGCGGTTGCGCAGCGCGATGGCGACGGCGCGCTTGGCCTCATGCTGGCCGATGATGAAGCGGTCCAGCTCGGAGACGATCTCGCGCGGGGAGAGGTTGACGGCTTCGGCGATCATGGTCTCGGACATGGGTCAGAGCGTCTCCAGCACGTAGCGGCCATTGGTGTAGACACAGATGCCGGCCGCGATGCCCATCGCCTTCTTGGCGATGTCCTCGGCCGTGAGGCCGTCGACATCGATCAGCGCGCGCGCCGCGGCGAGCGCGAAATTGCCGCCCGAGCCGATGCCGATGATCTGGTCCTCCGGCTCCAGCACGTCGCCATTGCCGGTGATCAGCAGCGAGCGGTCCTTGTCCGCCACCGCCAGCAGCGCCTCCAGCCGGCGCAGGTAGCGATCGGTGCGCCAGTCCTTGGCGAGCTCGACGGCCGCGCGCTCGAGCTGGTCGGGGAAGCGTTCCAGCTTGGCCTCCAGCCGCTCCAGCAGCGTGAAGGCATCGGCGGTGGCGCCGGCGAAGCCGGTCAGCACCTTGCCATTGGCGATGCGCCGCACCTTGCGCGCATTGCCCTTCACCACGGTCTGCCCGAGGCTGACCTGGCCATCGCCGGCCATCGCGACCTGGCCATCCTTGCGGACGCAGAGGATGGTCGTGCCGTGCCAGCCGATCGGATCGTGAGTCGAGATGTCCATGGCGCAGCAGATGGCATTGCGCCCCGCCGGCAACAAGCGGCGGCACGCATGGCTCGGGCGTGGCCACAGCGAGGCTCGGGCAGGCCGCGCCTCAGGCCGTGCCGCGGCGGGGCCGGTC includes these proteins:
- the nudC gene encoding NAD(+) diphosphatase — protein: MLSIPASRPNAYTGSPLDRASGRREDTEFIAACAASPEALFVPVWRSRSLMRGVEEGRPEALLLSPAAAEAVRMAGGPWAFLGFWEGRPVFAVDCSAAEDPLPLLPEGFGAFTDLRAVAGLLPAGEASVLAHARGLMHWRVRHRFCGVCGGLCEPRSAGNAMACTACGAQHFPRTDPAVIMLVTDGPRALLGHSVRFPNSAMYSTLAGFVEPGESLEEAVRREVAEEVGVRVGEVHYHSSQPWPFPASIMLGFHAEALSDAITIDPEELRDARWFSRDEIRNHERHGFGLPRADSIARRLIEDWLESA
- a CDS encoding EcsC family protein, with amino-acid sequence MPEAQADTPTEALPAPLPLPDTAEAELAEARRVLEEQSLAARLAAMAGTPVEALRRRLPSGAQGMVDAAVRKALSAALNAALRSEPQRSLPGLSGHWLNRGLAAASGAAGGALGLPGTLLELPISTTLLLRQIAAEAVEQGEDMALPETGAECLKVFALGGPGTADDATETGYFATRLALAQLLPTMGASLLPGFIGGIAARFTGPLMVKLGAQAAPVIGAAAGAAINLTFLEHFRGIGRAHFTIRRLERAHGEAAVRAAYAVLDARARHGAG
- the hslU gene encoding ATP-dependent protease ATPase subunit HslU — its product is MSETMIAEAVNLSPREIVSELDRFIIGQHEAKRAVAIALRNRWRRQQLPEAMREEVVPKNILMIGPTGCGKTEIARRLAKLADAPFIKVEATKFTEVGYVGRDVDSIIRDLVEISITRTREVARKEVQAKAELAAEERLITALVGEGASGETRMKFRRMLREGSLEQKEVEVQVADQGPAPGAAMDVPGMPPGQMANIQEMMGKMFGRPQRSRKMTVAEARRALTQDEADRLLDQEKLTRDAVAHAENNGIVFVDEIDKVCARSSDSGFRGGDVSREGVQRDLLPLIEGTTVATKHGPVKTDHILFVASGAFHIAKPSDLLPELQGRLPIRVELGALTRDDFRRILTEPEHSLAKQYVALLSTEGVALELTEDAIEAIADLAADINARVENIGARRLATVLEKLLEEISFSASDRHGETVRVDAAYVKEKVAPLAASADLSRFIL
- a CDS encoding glycerophosphodiester phosphodiesterase family protein, translated to MVSFNTLDGMPPVIIAHRGASGYRPEHTLEAYKLAIEMGVSVIEPDLVPTKDGYLVARHEPLLSDTTNIADHPEFADRRVTKVIDGVTVTDWFIEDFTLAELKTLRAKERLGEQRPESQGYDGQFQLTTLEEIIALVRQVEAETGRKIGIAPETKHPTYAQSLGFDTSQMLVDVLVREGFTDRERVFIQSFESGNLIRLHETIMPAAGVDFQIVQLGNAATPELLAQIAVYADIVGPSKDAIRLRTRLAEPVDADGDGIAEIRFQLTGQTSPLVENAHKLGLKVIPYTVRAEESFQALNPDGTPQSAAQEIAALIALGVDGLFTDQPDIGLQALQDYLRSDATPENDVLTGGAGTDFLHGGEGEDIIAGGEGDDFLYGEQGDDLLIGGPGNDTLEGGEGRDTAVLSGRLSSYSFEGLSGGALQASGPDGVTTMRGIEVLRFADGSIALDQAAGGFDALGYAVNNADVWQSGMDLRAHYDQYGWREGRDPNALFDTEAYLANNADVAAAGINPLQHYLQYGAAEGRLTSAWFDGRDYLARHSDVAEAGLNPMLHYLAFGAAEERVVLSVVGRDIGADGFDAEFYRLANADVARAGIDARAHYEQYGRAEGRDANGYFEGANYLAVNADVAASGIDPLVHYLAFGWKEGREATGWFDAKGYLENYADVAAANVNPLLHFLQHGAAEGRLPEFDWS
- a CDS encoding YbaB/EbfC family nucleoid-associated protein; the encoded protein is MKNLGAMMKQAQQMQAKMQEMQAKLDAMLVDGAAGGGMVKVTLTGKGDLKKLTIDPSLVDPEEREVLEDLIVAAHADAKAKVEAMMAEEMQKATAGLNIPGMGGGLGGFKLPF
- the hslV gene encoding ATP-dependent protease subunit HslV; protein product: MDISTHDPIGWHGTTILCVRKDGQVAMAGDGQVSLGQTVVKGNARKVRRIANGKVLTGFAGATADAFTLLERLEAKLERFPDQLERAAVELAKDWRTDRYLRRLEALLAVADKDRSLLITGNGDVLEPEDQIIGIGSGGNFALAAARALIDVDGLTAEDIAKKAMGIAAGICVYTNGRYVLETL
- a CDS encoding DNA polymerase III subunit gamma/tau codes for the protein MPSDSFPDPLDTPLVPEGPGLFGDPPPPEGPGLFGEAPEAAPAVTAAPVAAAPEPPATPYRVLARKYRPQSFADLIGQDALVRTLRNAFAQNRVAHAFMLTGVRGVGKTTTARIIARALNCVGPDGNGGPTADPCGVCAECQAILADRHPDVLELDAASNNGVDNIRELREAVRYRPARARFKVYILDEVHMLSTAAFNALLKTLEEPPPQVKFLFATTEIRKVPATILSRCQRFDLKRVPQEQLRAHFARIAEAEAVPASEAALAMIARAADGSVRDGLSLLDQAIAQAAGSAEGVEADLVRDMLGLADRSLLFDLLEAAFRGDIPAMLAAMDAGHERGADPGVVLADLLELTHTLTRLRAVPALRQDPSLPEQERVRGVALAERLTIPVLGRAWQVLLKGISEVAEAPDRRAAAEMVLIRLAHLADLPSPGDLVRRLTEGGLAAPQPSLPQGGNAGGHGGGGAGLRSAIGGGAAVMAAPEPAGLPQPRNFREVVALASGRAPMLHAHLLHSVHLVSFALGRIEFRQRPDAPRDLAGQLSALLAEQTGTRWTISLSNAEGEPTLAQQRSHIASERMEIAKAHPLVQAILLAFPGAQAEALRDETLDDYGLPPVPEPEDGPEGGYDGPDFAPPDAEPADLDDF
- the recR gene encoding recombination mediator RecR — encoded protein: MSVRGPDQVERLVAMLARLPGLGRRSARRAALKLLQDPGGLMLPLAQALHETAEAVRPCRICGNLDTEDPCRICTDPGREQEMVCVVEGVSDLWALERAHVHRGLYHVLGGVLSALSGVGPEDLRVTALLERVAAGEIREVILALPATVDGATTAHYLTDQLRPMGVAVTRLAQGVPMGGALDVMDDGTLAAALKARRPV
- a CDS encoding phosphoribosylamine--glycine ligase — encoded protein: MRATLPLLALLALAACGNRPAAVAEAPESPAHAACRAEARNDPAVVALARQQNPGNFGNQQRVEYDMRVAQLRAYRDCLRRNGLAAPGGVESPRL
- a CDS encoding calcium-binding protein, whose amino-acid sequence is MLTGGSGRDFLEGGEGNDVILGLGGDDVLEGGRGNDRLDGGEGDDLLFGDQGDDVLVAGPGNDFLDGGEGRDIVLFSRDLSSYSFSIQNGALQADGPDGVTRMVFVEALRFADGVVRLEELGRGIDALGYAVDNPDVWRSGVDPGMHYDQYGWREGRDPNALFDTEAYLANNADVAAAGINPLQHYLQYGAAEGRLTSAWFDGRDYLARNPDVAEAGVNPMLHYLTGGYVEGRVALSVIGRGIGADGFDAEFYRLANLDVARAGIDARAHYEQFGRAEGRDANAYFEGESYLALNDDVAAAGIDPLAHYLNFGWKEGRSAPGDFDAEAYLAAYADVAAAEVNPLLHFLQYGAAEGRLPSFG